Below is a window of Escherichia coli DSM 30083 = JCM 1649 = ATCC 11775 DNA.
TATCACAACCCGCAATATCAGGACGAAACCGTTTTTTATCTTTTCACTCGCCCACAGGATGCCTTAGCAATGGTTCGCCAGGGGGTAAAAATAGGTACCCTGAATATTGGCGGTATGGCCTGGCGTCCTGGTAAGAAACAGTTAACCAAAGCAGTTTCATTAGATGACGATGATATTAACGCATTTCATGAGTTAAATAATCTTGGCGTCATACTGGATTTACGCGTCGTAGCGTCAGATCCCTCAATCAATATTATCGACAAAATAAACGAACAGTTAATCGCAAATTAAATAATAGCGCCTGTGTACATATGCTTTAACAGGCAGGGATGACGACACTTAAAAGGTGACAAATCATGGAAATAAGTACCCTACAAATCATTGCTATATTTCTTTTTTCCTGTATTGCCGGAATGGGCAGCGTGCTGGATGAATTTCAGACTCATCGTCCGTTAATTGCCTGTACGGTGATTGGTTTAATTCTCGGTGATTTAAAAACCGGAATTATGCTCGGTGGTACGCTGGAATTGATAGCTCTCGGCTGGATGAACGTCGGCGCGGCGCAATCTCCGGATTCTGCACTCGCCAGCATAATCTCCGCCATTCTGGTTATCGTTGGTCAGCAAAGCATCGCCACCGGAATCGCCATCGCGTTGCCTGTGGCTGCGGCAGGCCAGGTGCTGACGGTGTTTGCCCGTACCATCACCGTAGTGTTCCAGCACGCGGCGGATAAAGCAGCGGAAGAAGCACGGTTTCGCACTCTCGATATTCTGCATGTCTCCGCGCTTGGCGTGCAGGCACTGCGCGTTGCTATTCCGGCACTGATTGTCTCGCTGTTCGTCAGCGCTGATATGGTGAGCAATATGCTGAGCGCCATTCCCGAATTTGTGACCCGTGGACTGCAGATTGCTGGCGGTTTTATCGTGGTGGTCGGTTACGCCATGGTGCTTCGCATGATGGGCGTGAAATATTTGATGCCTTTCTTTTTCCTCGGTTTCCTCGCAGGTGGCTACCTCGATCTCAGTCTGCTGGCGTTCGGTGGCGTCGGCGTGATCATGGCCCTGCTCTACATCCAGTTAAATCCACAGTGGCGTAAAGCTGAACCACATCCCCAGACCACCACTATCACCGCCCTTGACCAACTTGATGATTAACGGAGCCATCATGGAACAGAGAAAAATTACACGCAGCGATCTGGTGAGCATGTTTCTGCGCTCCAACCTGCAACAGGCATCCTTTAACTTTGAACGTATTCACGGGCTGGGTTTTTGCTACGACATGATCCCCGCCATCAAACGACTTTACCCATTAAAAGAGGATCAGGTTGCGGCGCTCAGGCGACACCTGGTGTTCTTCAATACCACGCCAGCCGTATGTGGCCCGGTCATCGGCGTCACTGCCGCCATGGAAGAGGCGCGAGCCAACGGCGCGGAAATTGATGACGGTACCATTAACGGCATCAAAGTCGGTCTGATGGGACCATTGGCAGGAGTTGGAGATCCACTGGTCTGGGGAACGCTGCGCCCGATTACCGCCGCGCTCGGCGCATCTCTGGCACTTTCGGGCAACATTCTCGGCCCCCTACTGTTCTTCTTTATTTTCAACGCGGTGCGTCTGGCGATGAAGTGGTATGGCCTACAGCTCGGCTTTCGCAAAGGGGTGAATATCGTCAGCGATATGGGCGGTAATTTGCTGCAAAAACTCACCGAAGGCGCGTCGATTCTCGGGCTGTTTGTGATGGGCGTGCTGGTGACCAAATGGACGTCAATCAACGTACCGTTGGTGGTTTCACAAACGCCTGCCGCCGATGGTGCCACCGTCACCATAACCGTGCAGAACATCCTCGACCAACTTTGCCCTGGTTTGCTGGCGCTCGGTCTGACGCTGCTGATGGTTCGTCTGCTCAACAAAAAAATTAACCCGGTATGGCTGATTTTCGCCCTGTTTGGTTTAGGGATTATCGGTAATGCGCTGGGCTTCCTGTCCTGATTCTTCGCCCCGGCACGACTGCCGGGGTCATCGCTCAACATGAGGTGGTTTATGAAAACAACAGCTCTGCGTCTTTATGGCAAACGTGACCTGCGTCTGGAAACCTTTGACCTTCCTGAAATGCAGGAGGATGAAATCCTCGCGACGGTGGTCACTGACAGCCTGTGCCTCTCTTCCTGGAAAGAGGCCAATCTGGGTGAAAACCATAAAAAAGTACCCGACGATGTGGCGACCAATCCCATCATCATCGGCCACGAATTTTGCGGCGATATTCTGGCCGTGGGTAAAAAGTGGCAGCACAAATTCCAGCCGGGTCAGCGTTATGTGATTCAGGCCAACCTGCAACTCCCCGACCGCCCGGATTGCCCCGGCTACTCCTTCCCGTGGGTAGGCGGCGAAGCGACGCATGTGGTTATTCCCAACGAGGTCATGGAACAAGATTGCCTGCTGGCATACGACGGCGAAACCTATTTTGAAGGCTCGCTGGTTGAACCGCTTTCCTGCGTGATTGGCGCGTTCAACGCCAACTATCATCTTCAGGAAGGTAGTTATAACCACACGATGGGGATTCGCCCGCAAGGGCGCACGCTGATCCTCGGCGGCACCGGACCAATGGGACTGTTGGCGATTGATTATGCGCTACATGGACCCGTTAACCCTTCGCTGCTCGTCATTACCGATACCGACAACGACAAATTGAGTTATGCACGCAAGCACTATCCATCAGAACCGCAAACACTGATTCATTATCTCAATGCCGCCGATGCAGCATTTGATACGTTAATGGCACTGAGTGGCGGTCACGGCTTCGATGATATTTTCGTCTTTGTGCCTAATGAAGGACTGGTGACTCTCGCCTCTTCCTTGCTGGCGACAGATGGTTGTCTGAATTTCTTCGCCGGACCGCAGGATAAGCACTTCAGCGCGCCAATTAATTTCTACGATGTGCATTATGCATTTACCCACTACGTGGGCACATCAGGCGGCAATACCGACGACATGCGCGCAGCGGTCAAATTGATTGAAGAGAAAAAAGTGCAGGCCGCAAAAGTGGTAACACATATTCTTGGGCTGAATGCCGCGGGCGAAACCACGCTTGAATTGCCTGCCGTCGGCGGCGGCAAAAAGCTGGTGTATACCGGGAAATACCTGCCGCTGACGTCACTCACGCAGATTCAGGATCAAGCACTGGCGGCAATTCTGGCGCGTCATCAGGGGATCTGGTCCGGTGAGGCGGAGCAATACCTGCTCGCCCATGCAGAGGCAATTTCCCATGATTAATCGCGCTACTTAACTCTGCATGTCGCTGGCTGGTCGCCGCGGCAACTTCGCGACCTGATGTGCGGCTGATTGCAGAAGTGGCACAATGTGCACGAGAAGGATAAAAAAACATCAGCGCCTTAAGGGGCGCTCAAATTGGTGGCAAAGTGCACATTGTTTATGCCGGATGCGGAATGAAGCCTTATTCGGCCTACATAATCTCGAAAATTCAATATATTGCAGTTATCTGGTAGGCCAGGTAAGCGTAGCGCATCAGGCAATCCTGTGTTTGTCATCAGTCTCAGCGCCTGTGCAATATGTGACATCGTGAGCCATGTCAGTAAGTGGTTAAATTCGCAGTGGTAGCATTCCTTCCGTGTTTTCTTACTAACCGGAGAAGTAATGGAACTGCTTTTATTGAGTAACTCGACGCTGCCGGGTAAAGCCTGGCTGGAACACGCGCTGCCGCTGATTGCTGAACAGTTGCAGGGGCGCCGTTCTGCGGTATTTATTCCTTTCGCTGGCGTAACGCAGACCTGGGATGATTACACAGCGAAAACGGCTGCGGTTCTCGCTCCGCTGGGTGTTTCTGTCACCGGTATTCATAGCGTTGTCGATCCCGTTGCCGCGATTGAAAATGCGGAAATTGTGATTGTCGGCGGCGGTAATACTTTCCAGTTGCTGAAACAGTGCCGCGAGCGCGGGCTGCTGGCACCCATTACTGACGTGGTGAAACGTGGCGCGCTGTATATTGGCTGGAGCGCAGGCGCTAACCTTGCTTGCCCAACCATTCGTACCACCAACGATATGCCGATTGTCGATCCGCAAGGTTTCGATGCGCTAAATCTGTTCCCGCTACAAATCAACCCGCACTTCACCAACGCGCTGCCGGAAGGCCATAAAGGTGAAACCCGTGAGCAGCGTATTCGCGAACTGCTGGTCGTCGCGCCAGAACTGACGATTATTGGTCTGCCGGAAGGTAACTGGATCACAGTAAGTAAAGGTCACGCTACGCTGGGT
It encodes the following:
- a CDS encoding PTS system mannose/fructose/N-acetylgalactosamine-transporter subunit IIB, with the translated sequence MNITLARIDDRLIHGQVTTVWSKVANAQRIIICNDEVYNDEVRRTLLRQAAPPGMKVNVVNIEKAVAVYHNPQYQDETVFYLFTRPQDALAMVRQGVKIGTLNIGGMAWRPGKKQLTKAVSLDDDDINAFHELNNLGVILDLRVVASDPSINIIDKINEQLIAN
- a CDS encoding PTS mannose/fructose/sorbose transporter subunit IIC — protein: MEISTLQIIAIFLFSCIAGMGSVLDEFQTHRPLIACTVIGLILGDLKTGIMLGGTLELIALGWMNVGAAQSPDSALASIISAILVIVGQQSIATGIAIALPVAAAGQVLTVFARTITVVFQHAADKAAEEARFRTLDILHVSALGVQALRVAIPALIVSLFVSADMVSNMLSAIPEFVTRGLQIAGGFIVVVGYAMVLRMMGVKYLMPFFFLGFLAGGYLDLSLLAFGGVGVIMALLYIQLNPQWRKAEPHPQTTTITALDQLDD
- a CDS encoding PTS system mannose/fructose/sorbose family transporter subunit IID, with the protein product MEQRKITRSDLVSMFLRSNLQQASFNFERIHGLGFCYDMIPAIKRLYPLKEDQVAALRRHLVFFNTTPAVCGPVIGVTAAMEEARANGAEIDDGTINGIKVGLMGPLAGVGDPLVWGTLRPITAALGASLALSGNILGPLLFFFIFNAVRLAMKWYGLQLGFRKGVNIVSDMGGNLLQKLTEGASILGLFVMGVLVTKWTSINVPLVVSQTPAADGATVTITVQNILDQLCPGLLALGLTLLMVRLLNKKINPVWLIFALFGLGIIGNALGFLS
- the sorE gene encoding L-sorbose 1-phosphate reductase, with protein sequence MKTTALRLYGKRDLRLETFDLPEMQEDEILATVVTDSLCLSSWKEANLGENHKKVPDDVATNPIIIGHEFCGDILAVGKKWQHKFQPGQRYVIQANLQLPDRPDCPGYSFPWVGGEATHVVIPNEVMEQDCLLAYDGETYFEGSLVEPLSCVIGAFNANYHLQEGSYNHTMGIRPQGRTLILGGTGPMGLLAIDYALHGPVNPSLLVITDTDNDKLSYARKHYPSEPQTLIHYLNAADAAFDTLMALSGGHGFDDIFVFVPNEGLVTLASSLLATDGCLNFFAGPQDKHFSAPINFYDVHYAFTHYVGTSGGNTDDMRAAVKLIEEKKVQAAKVVTHILGLNAAGETTLELPAVGGGKKLVYTGKYLPLTSLTQIQDQALAAILARHQGIWSGEAEQYLLAHAEAISHD
- the pepE gene encoding dipeptidase PepE — translated: MELLLLSNSTLPGKAWLEHALPLIAEQLQGRRSAVFIPFAGVTQTWDDYTAKTAAVLAPLGVSVTGIHSVVDPVAAIENAEIVIVGGGNTFQLLKQCRERGLLAPITDVVKRGALYIGWSAGANLACPTIRTTNDMPIVDPQGFDALNLFPLQINPHFTNALPEGHKGETREQRIRELLVVAPELTIIGLPEGNWITVSKGHATLGGPNTTYVFKAGEEAVPLEAGHRF